In Fusobacterium nucleatum, the genomic stretch TTCAGCAGTGGCTCTATTTTTTCTGTCATAATTTCTTAAATCAAATTCTGTACTTCCACCTACAAAATGTGTCTTGGAATCATCTAAATCCTTAACCATTGAATAATCAACACCAAGTACCAAAACCTCTAATTTTAAATTTTCATTTAATATTTTAATTAATCAAATTATATTTTAAAGTAGGATTTTATCTATTAACAAGAGGTTAAAATTTTAAAATAAGTTGAAATATTAAACATTAAGTGGTATATTCTTAATATGATGTAAAAATTAAATTATTAGGAGGAATTTTATGAGTTTCAAATGTGTAAAAAAATATGAAGATAGCTATGATAAATATGTACTTGTAGCTACTTCTGAAAAAGTTGTATTACCAGATTATTTAGATAAAGAAAGTAAAAAACTTGCTGAAACTATTATCAAAAAAAATAAGTTTACTGCAAAAGCATCTGAAAAAATTTCTATGACACTTGTCAATAAGAAAAAACTAATAGATTTTATAATTATAGGTTTAGGAGAAAAGAAAAAATTAAATGCTAAAAATATAAGGCAATATCTTTTTGATGGTTTAAAAAATATTACTGGAAAAGTTTTTTTAGGTTTTGTTGATAAAGACTTAGATGATATAGACATTGTTGCAGAAGTAGTTGAACATATAAACTATAAATTTGATAAATATCTTTCAAAGAAAAAAGAAGAGTTTTTAGAAGTTTCTTATTTAACAGATAAGAAAGTTCCAAAATTAATAGAAGGATATGAACTTGCAAAAATATCTAACATTGTTAAAGACTTAGTAAATGAACAAGCAGAAGTATTAAATCCAAAAGAACTCGCTAATAGAGCAACTAAATTAGGAAAAGAATTTGGTTTTGATGTTGAAATATTAGATGAAAAGAAAGCTCAAAAATTAGGAATGAATGCATATCTTTCTGTTGCAAGAGCCGCTTATCATAGACCTAATGTTATTGTTATGAGATATAAAGGAGATGGTAAATCTAAATATACTTACGGACTTGTAGGAAAAGGGCTTACTTACGATACAGGTGGCTTATCATTAAAACCTACTGATAGTATGCTTACTATGAGATGTGATATGGGTGGAGCAGCAACTATGATAGGAACTATGTGTGCTATTGCTAAGATGAAAATTAAAAAGAATGTTACCTGTGTTGTGGCAGCTTGTGAAAATTCAATTGGCCCTAATGCTTATAGACCTGGAGATATTTTAACTGCTATGAATGGAAAAACAATAGAAGTTACCAATACAGATGCAGAAGGAAGATTAACATTAGCTGATGCTTTAACTTATATAGTTAGAAAAGAAAAAGTCAATGAAGTTATAGATGCTGCAACTTTAACAGGAGCTGTTATGGTAGCTCTTGGAGAAGATGTTACAGGAGTATTTACTAATGATGATAAAATGGCTAGAAAAGTTATAGATGCTTCTGAAAATTGGAATGAATATTTCTGGCAAATGCCTATGTTTGACATATATAAGAAAAATTTAAAATCTCCTTATGCTGATATGCAAAATACTGGTGTAAGATGGGGTGGCTCTACAAATGCTGCTAAATTCTTAGAAGAATTTGTAGATGATACTAAATGGGTACACCTTGATATAGCTGGTACTGCTTGGGCAAGTGGAGCTAATCCTTATTACTGTCAAAAAGGTGCAACAGGACAAGTATTTAGAACTGTATATTCTTATATAAAAGATAGTAAAAACTAAGTTTATTTCTATGATATAATTAAGGTAACAAAAATTTTGTTACCTTTTTTATATTAAAATAAAATGTGAGATGATATGGAAAAATTAAAAACTGTAAAAAAAGAATGTAAAATAGAATTTGAAGAAAAGAAATCAAAGTTTATTGGCTATGTAAAACCTGTTTTTTCAAAAGAAGAAGCAGAAGATTATGTAAAATATATTAAAAGTATTCATTCAGATGCAACTCATAACTGTTCAGCCTATAAAATAAATAATAATGGTTTAGAATTTTTTAAAGTTGATGATGATGGAGAACCAAGTGGAACAGCTGGTAAACCTATGGGAGATATAATTAATTATATGGGTGTAACTAATTTAGTTGTAGTTGCTACAAGATATTTTGGTGGAATTAAATTAGGTGCTGGTGGTCTAGTTAGAAATTATGCTAAGACTGCAAAACTTACTATAACTGAGGCTGAAATTGTTGATTTTGTTTATAAAATAGATTTAATTTTTGAAATTCCTTATGAAAAATTGGGAGAATTAGAAAAATTATTAAAAGATTATGAAGCTGAAATTATTGAGAAATCTTTTTTAGAAAAAATAATTTTTAAAGTTAAGATAAATAAACAATTTTATGATAGTTTAGAAAATTATCCATATATAAATTTATTAGATATTTAAAGAAAGAAGAAGGTCAAAAACAACCTTCTTTTTTACTTATTTAATTCTTCTAAATATTTCTCAATCTCTTCCAAATTTTCCTCAGAAAAAATTACAATATTTTCTTTATTTAATCTTCTTGTTGTAAAACCTTGTCCTTGAATAGTCTTTCCTGAAAAACTCCCATCATAGATAAATGAACTTCCACAAGAAGGACTCCTCTCTTTTAAAATAGCAAAATCTATCTCTTTATTTTTAGCTACTTTATATGTTTTTTCTGCACCAATTAAAAATTCTTCTGTTATGTCCCTACTATCTTTACTAAAAACTTTATCACCTCTAATTTCAGATGGTACTCTTGGAATAGGTAAACCTGCAAAGCATTCGGGACAAATTTTTATAATTTTTACATTATATTTTTCTAATAATGTAACAAGTTCTGGTGTAAGATTATTTCCCCCAGAATATTTTACATTATCTCCTAATAAGCAAGCACTTATTAGAACTTTAATTTTCTTTTTCATACATTTCCCTTACATTTATTATACTTAATCCTTGTAATTTACCCTTGTCTAATTTCAAAAAATATCCTTTTTATATATTCTTCAAGTGCTTTACCTATACTATTTGCTCTATTATGACTTATAGAATATTCTTTTTATAAAAAAACAGCCCACTAAATAAATATAGCATTAGTTCTTTATATTCTCCCTAAGCTATCCTAATAACAATGAACTATTTTTTATATAGAGATTATTTTCTATATTTCTCTTATATGTATATTTTGACTTCTATCTGGTCCAACAGATACAACAGATATAGGGCATCCCAAAATCTCTTGCACTCTTTCCAAATATTTTCTACAATTTACTGGTAAATCTTCATATTTTTTAATTTGAGTTATATCTTCATCCCAACCATCTAGCTCTTCATATATAGGTATAGCTCTCTCTAATGATTTTGTATCAGCAGGGACATATTCATGGATTTTTCCATCTATTTCATAGGCAGTACAGATTTTTAATTTTCCTAGTCCACTTAAAACATCTATTTTAGTCATAACTATATCGGTTAAACCATTTATTTCAGCTGCATATCTTCCTACAACTAAATCAAGCCAACCACACCTTCTTGGTCTACCAGTAACAGCTCCATATTCTCCACCAATTCCTCTGATTTTATCTCCAAATTCACCTTTAATTTCAGTTACAAATGGACCTTCTCCAACTCTTGTTGTATAGGCTTTCATTACTCCTATTCCTTTATCAATCTTTCTAGGAGAAATTCCTGCTCCTGTTGTAACTCCCCCAAGTGTAGGAGATGATGAAGTAACATAAGGATAAGTTCCATAGTTGATATCAAGCATCATAGCTTGTGCTCCTTCAAAAAGTACAAGTTTATTTTCATCTAATGCCTTATTTACTATTGGGATAGTATCAACTATTCTATGTTTTATTTTTTCAGCATATCCTTTGTATTCTTCAAAAATCTTGTCAAAATCTAGTGGTTCTAAACCATAAATTTTTGTAAATATTTCATTTTTTTCTTTTAAATTATATCTTAATTTTTCTTCAAATTGTTTTAAATCAAGTAAATCAGACATTCTTATACCATCTCTTGAAATTTTATCAGCATAACAAGGTCCAATTCCTTTTTTAGTTGTTCCAATTTTTATTCTATCTTCAACACTTTCTTTTATTTTATCCATTTCAATATGATAAGGCATAACTACATGT encodes the following:
- a CDS encoding leucyl aminopeptidase → MSFKCVKKYEDSYDKYVLVATSEKVVLPDYLDKESKKLAETIIKKNKFTAKASEKISMTLVNKKKLIDFIIIGLGEKKKLNAKNIRQYLFDGLKNITGKVFLGFVDKDLDDIDIVAEVVEHINYKFDKYLSKKKEEFLEVSYLTDKKVPKLIEGYELAKISNIVKDLVNEQAEVLNPKELANRATKLGKEFGFDVEILDEKKAQKLGMNAYLSVARAAYHRPNVIVMRYKGDGKSKYTYGLVGKGLTYDTGGLSLKPTDSMLTMRCDMGGAATMIGTMCAIAKMKIKKNVTCVVAACENSIGPNAYRPGDILTAMNGKTIEVTNTDAEGRLTLADALTYIVRKEKVNEVIDAATLTGAVMVALGEDVTGVFTNDDKMARKVIDASENWNEYFWQMPMFDIYKKNLKSPYADMQNTGVRWGGSTNAAKFLEEFVDDTKWVHLDIAGTAWASGANPYYCQKGATGQVFRTVYSYIKDSKN
- a CDS encoding IMPACT family protein, whose product is MEKLKTVKKECKIEFEEKKSKFIGYVKPVFSKEEAEDYVKYIKSIHSDATHNCSAYKINNNGLEFFKVDDDGEPSGTAGKPMGDIINYMGVTNLVVVATRYFGGIKLGAGGLVRNYAKTAKLTITEAEIVDFVYKIDLIFEIPYEKLGELEKLLKDYEAEIIEKSFLEKIIFKVKINKQFYDSLENYPYINLLDI
- a CDS encoding DUF523 domain-containing protein gives rise to the protein MKKKIKVLISACLLGDNVKYSGGNNLTPELVTLLEKYNVKIIKICPECFAGLPIPRVPSEIRGDKVFSKDSRDITEEFLIGAEKTYKVAKNKEIDFAILKERSPSCGSSFIYDGSFSGKTIQGQGFTTRRLNKENIVIFSEENLEEIEKYLEELNK
- a CDS encoding adenylosuccinate synthase, translating into MAGYVVVGTQWGDEGKGKIIDVLSEKADYVVRFQGGNNAGHTVVVNGEKFVLQLLPSGVLQAGTCVIGPGVVVDPKVFLDEIDRIEKRGAKTDHVIISDRAHVVMPYHIEMDKIKESVEDRIKIGTTKKGIGPCYADKISRDGIRMSDLLDLKQFEEKLRYNLKEKNEIFTKIYGLEPLDFDKIFEEYKGYAEKIKHRIVDTIPIVNKALDENKLVLFEGAQAMMLDINYGTYPYVTSSSPTLGGVTTGAGISPRKIDKGIGVMKAYTTRVGEGPFVTEIKGEFGDKIRGIGGEYGAVTGRPRRCGWLDLVVGRYAAEINGLTDIVMTKIDVLSGLGKLKICTAYEIDGKIHEYVPADTKSLERAIPIYEELDGWDEDITQIKKYEDLPVNCRKYLERVQEILGCPISVVSVGPDRSQNIHIREI